The following is a genomic window from Collimonas fungivorans Ter331.
CCACCGGCAAATCCGCGCTGACCAAAGCGCAAATCGCCGCGCCCCGGGCTTGCCCGAGCAGCAGCGTCGATTGCGGATTGACGTTGACGAAGACTTTTTCGATCGCCGAACAATCCGGCGCATAGGTGCGGATGACCTCCGAAACGCTGGCCAGGATCACCTTCAGGCGCTGCGGCAGATCGGCGTCCGGCGTCTTGATGGTGCCCGACGCGATATAGCTGAGCTTGTTGCCCTGCTTGTCGATGACGCCAAAACCTGTGGTCCGCAGACCGGGGTCGATACCGAGGATTTTCATATACCCAGACGATGGCCGAAGCGCCGGTCGCTGCTGCTTAGTGACGGAAGTGGCGAGTGCCGGTGAGTAGCATGACCACGCCATGTTCGTCGGCCGCATCGATCACTTCCTGGTCGCGCATCGAACCGCCCGGCTGCACCACGCAAGTGGCGCCGGCGTCGACCACCACATCCAGGCCGTCGCGGAACGGGAAAAACGCATCCGAAGCCACCGCCGAACCGACCAGCGACAAACCTGCATTCTGCGCCTTGATCGAAGCGATGCGGGCGGAATCGACCCGGCTCATCTGGCCGGCGCCGACGCCCAGCGTCATGCCGTTGCCGCAAAACACGATGGCGTTCGACTTGACGAACTTGGCGACGCGCCAGGCAAACATCAGGTCCTGCAGCTGCTGCTGGGTCGGCTGCTTCTTGCTCACCACTTTCAGTTCGCTCAGGGCGACGTTGCGCGCATCCGGCGATTGCACCAGCAAACCGCCGCCGACGCGCTTGAAATCGTGCAAGTTGATGTTGTGCGCCAGCGGGATTTCCAGCAAACGCACGTTCTGCTTGGCGGCAAACACCTGCTTGGCCTGCTCAGTAAAGGACGGTGCGATGATCACTTCAACGAACTGCTTGGCGACCGCTTCAGCCGCGTTGCCATCCAGCTCTTGGTTGAAGGCGATGATGCCGCCAAAAGCCGAAGTCGGGTCGGTCTGCAGCGCCTTGCTATACGCCTCCAGCGGATTGTTGCCGATCGCCGCGCCGCAAGGATTGGCGTGCTTGATGATGACGCAGGCGGTTTCGCTGAAAGTCTTGACGCATTCCCAGGCCGCATCGGCATCGGCGATATTGTTGTAAGACAGTTCCTTGCCTTGCAGCTGCTTGTAATTGGCCAGCGCGCCCTCGACATGGCGGGTATCACGGTAAAACGCCGCCGACTGGTGCGGGTTTTCGCCGTAACGCATTTCCTGCACTTTTTCGAAATGCAGGTTCAGCGTTTCCGGATAAGCGCTGCGGGTAGCGTGCTGCTTGTCTTCGCCCAGCGAAGTGAAATAATTGGTGATGGCGCCATCGTACTGGGCGGTATGGGCGAACACCTTCTTCGCCAGCGCGAACTTGGTGCCGTAGCCGACTTCGCCGTCGTGCGCCTTCAGCTCGGCCAGCACGCCCGCATAATCGCTGGGATCGCACAGCACGATCACATCCTTATGGTTCTTGGCCGACGAGCGCAGCATGGCCGGGCCGCCGATGTCGATATTCTCGATCGCGTCCTCCAGCGAGCACTGCTCCTTGGCGATGGTCTGCTGGAACGGATAGAGATTTACCACCACCATGTCGATCAACGGGATCTGGTGCTGCGCCAGGGCCGCCACATGCTCAGGAAAGTCGCGGCGCGCCAGGATGCCGCCGTGCACTTTCGGATGCAGGGTCTTGACGCGGCCGTCGAGCATTTCCGGGAAACCGGTGTAATCCGCCACTTCGGTGACCTTGATGCCGTTATCGGCCAGCAGCTTGGCGGTGCCGCCCGTCGACAGAATATTCACGCCCAGCGCCGACAACTCTTTTGCGAAATCAAGTATCCCGGTTTTGTCGGATACGGAAATGAGGGCTTGTTTAATCATGATGAAAACTCTGGAAGGGAAGGAAAACGGATAAATACATCATTGGCGGGAAACACTGCCTCCTTTAGCGAGGACGGCAGCTTGCTGTCAGTTTCTGGCTTGGCGCCGCTGATCCTTGGACTGCCTGCTACAAAAGACCGTGCTGCTGCAATTTCTTGCGCAAGGTGTTGCGATTGATGCCCAGCATTTCGGCGGCATGCGACTGGTTGCCTTCGGCGCGCGCGATCACGGCTTCCAGCACCGGTTTTTCGACCGTGGAAATCACCATGTCATACACATTCGACGGCGGCTGCTCGCCCAGGTCCTTGAAATATTTTTCAAGGCTTTGCTTCACCACGTCTTGGATACTTTCTTTGCTCATTCTTTTTTACTGTTCTTTTTTTAGGATTCAGGCAGTTCCATCAGCGTTCGGTCCATGGCGTCATGCCCACCTGGTGCCCGCCTGCCGGGAAATTCCTGCATCTGTTTCTAGTTGATCTGATTCAGGCCGCCAGCATCTGCTCGGCCACACCGTATTGTAACCGCTCCCCAAACGCAAACTGCGATTCGAAGAAGCTATTTACTGCGGCCAGCTGCTGGCCGCAATCTTCCAGCAGGTTCATGCGTTGCCGAAATGCTTCGCCGCCGGGCAAATCGCGCACATACCAGCCGATATGCTTGCGGGCGGTGCGCACTCCCAGGTAATCGCCATAAAATCCATAATGCGCACGCAGGTGTTCATCCATCAGCTGTTGCACTTCCGTCACCAGCGGCGCCGGCAAATATTCCCCGGTGCGCAAATAGTGCTCGATCTCGCGGAAAATCCACGGCCGGCCCTGCGCCGCACGTCCCACCATGATGGCGTCGGCCTTGGTGTACTCCAGCACTTGCCGTGCTTTTTCCGGCGTCGCGATGTCGCCGTTGGCCACCACCGGGATCGTGACCGCGGCCTTGACCGCGGCAATCGTCTGGTATTCGGCATCGCCGCTATAGCCGTCAGCGCGCGTGCGGCCATGCAAGGTCAGCATGGCGATGCCGCTGGCTTGCGCCAGCCGCGCGATATTCAAGGCGTTCTTGTTGAGGCGGTCCCAGCCGGTGCGGAATTTCAGCGTGACCGGCACGTCGACCGCGCTCACCACCGCTTCCAAGATCTTCGCCACCAGTTGCTCATCTTGCAACAAAGCCGAACCGCACCAGCTGTTGCACACTTTCTTGACCGGACACCCCATGTTGATGTCGATGATCTGCGCACCGTGGTCGACATTGTATTTTGCGCACTCCGCCAGCATCAGCGGATCGGCGCCGGCGATCTGCACCGCCCGCGGCTCCATCTCGCCATCGTGGTTGATGCGGCGCGAAGTCTTCTCGGTCTGCCACAGGCGCGGATTGGAGGCTGCCATTTCCGACACCGCATAGCCGGCGCCCAGCTCTTTGCAGAGCTGCCGGAACGGTCTGTCCGTGACGCCCGCCATGGGCGCCACAAAGACGTTGTTACGCAGGAAATAAGGGCCAATATTCACGACGGCGTCACTGACTCGAGATGGAATCACAAGGGGAAAGGCGTCATTTTATCCCGATTGCCGAGGCAAGCGGGGTTTTGCACAATCAAAGTTCGTCTTCGGCCGAGGTGCTGGAACTGCGCAGATGCTGGGTGGCGTAGTGGATCAGCTCATCCAGGCCGCGGCCGTCGGCGCCGTAAGTGGCCACTCCTATCGACAGCGCGAGCCGGATCGACCAGTTTTCGATGTTCACCGGATGGTGCTTGAAATGGCCGAGGAAAGTCTCGGCCAGGTTATCGGCGTCGACCGTGTCGGTAGCCGGCAACACATACAGGAATTCGGTGGCGTTCCAGCGTCCGCCGCTGTCGGTCTTGCGCAGCTGGGCGCCGGTATCCTTGGCGAACGCCGCCAGGATATTGTCGGCCACCGCCCAGCCGTAGAGGTCGTTGATCTTGTGGAAATCGTCCAGCTGGCAGTACAAGATGGATAACGGCGACTCGTCGACGACTGTAGCCGCCACCGCTTCTTCATAGACGTGCACGATGCGGCGCCGGGTCAGCAAGCCGGTCAGCGAATCAAGCTGCGCCTGGCGCGTGAGCAGGTGCGACAGGTTGGACTGCTTCCAGATCACTTCACAGACATGGCCGAAAGCCTGGAACGAGGCAAACCCGGTTTCCGAAAAATAATCCTCGCTGTCGGCGTAAAACACCATCATGCCGTGCATGCGGGCTTTTTCCGAACGCAGCGGTATGGCCAGCGCAGCCTTGGCCGAGCAACGCTCGGGATGCGCTTGCCAAGGGGTAAACAGGGCATGGAAATCGCTGTCGTGGCCAGCCTCCCAATCGGCGACCTGGGCAAACGGCGCAACGTAGTCGAAACAATCCTTGGCCAGTTGCCAGTTATCCGACTCGTCCAGCGCCTTACCGACAATTGCCGCCGGCTTGATGGTCGCTTCCGAATCGTCCTGGCAGAAACCGACCCACACCAGCCGGATATGCGGACTGGCAGGCAGGACCATCTGGCACAGGCGTTTCACGCTTTCACGGCCGCTATAGGCCTGGGGCAGGGTTTGCAGCAACTGGTGCAACACGCCGACCAGCGCCAGCTGCTCATCGTTCAGCGCCGGCGCCGTGGTGGCGGGCGCACTCTGTTTCCCCGCGGCCGCATCAACCACTTCGGCCAACGGCACAGGGGCAGCGGTACGCTGCGCCCAGGAGGGAAAGAGATTAAGTTTCATGCTGGCAGTCCCGCTGTTGTTTTAATTCTTGTTAGCAAGATTAGCACAAGCACGCTGCTTTTATCGCAACTGTTTTTGCAACAGCTTATACAGATTTATAGCGATTCCCGGCACTTGCCGCGAAAGCCCAACATAAGCGGAAAACCGCCAGCGGCATCAATGTTGCAAACCGCGCTTATTGGTCGATTTCATCCAGCGACAAGGCGTCCAGGTGCGCCACGTCGGCCCAGCCGTCCACCCGCAACGGCTGCGGCCATTCCGGATTCCAGCTCAGGCGGTTGATGCTTGCATTGAAAATATCGCAACTGCGCGCCTGCTCCAGCGGCAGCTTGTGGGCAAAACGGTAAATGCAGTCGAGCACCCCGCCGTGCGTGACTACCGCAATCCGACACAAATTCGGACGCAGATCGCCCGGCGCCAGCAAAGCCGACAGGGCCGCCACCGCCCTTGCGTAGAATTCGCGCATGGTTTCCGCCACGTGCTGGCCGGCCGGGTACCGGACATCGACAGCGCGCGCCATCAGCGCCGCATAGGCTTCAGGAAAACGCTCGGCCGCTTCCGGATAACGCAAGCCTTCCAGCGCGCCGTAGCAACGCTCCCGCAACCCGCTTTCGAGGCGCAGGGCCATGCCGCGCGCTTCGGCCAGAGGTGCGGCGGTTTGTTGCGCGCGCTGCAGGTCGCTGCAAAAAACGGCGTCCAGGGCGATGCCGTCCAGGCTGCGCGCCAACGCCAGCGCCTGGCGCTGGCCGGTCGGATTGAGCGGAATGTCCAGGTGGCCTTGCAGCCGGCGCTCCAGGTTCCAGTCGGTTTCGCCGTGGCGTATCAGCAGGATTTCGGTAGTTGGCATGGGCTTTCTGCAGGGCTGGCGCTTACAAGGCGGGATTCAGGGTGTACAGGCTGACGATCGAGGTCTCGCCCAGGATGTGTCCGCGTATCGCCGCCAGCGCTTGCTGGCCGGTGAATTTGCCGTCCACCGGCAAGCGCGCGATGTCCAGCGCGTACACGGTGAAAACATAGCGGTGCACGGTCTCGTCGTTCCATGGCGGGCACGGGCCGTCGTAGCCGAAATAATCGCCGCTCATCGCGGCGTCGCCGGCAAACCAGCCGGTATAGTCGTTCAGGCCGTGGCGCGCGCCAGGAATCGGGCTGCCGTAGATTTCCGGACCCGGCTTGCCGCGCGAGGTGACGCGGTCGCTGAAGGTTCCGGCTTCAATCGACGTCGCATGCGGCGGCAGGTCGACCAGCACCCAGTGGAAAAAATCGACGCGCGGCAGTTCTGCCGGCACCGTCTTGCCTTCCTGGTTGACATCGTCGCCGCGCGACGGCACGTCGGGATCGCAGCAGACCAGCGCCAGCGATTTTGTGCCGGCGGGCGGTTCGCCCCAGCCCAGGTGCGGGTTGTGGTTGGCGGACAAGGTGACGTGGGTCTCGGGATGCACTACCGCGAAAGCAAATTCGCCGGGGAGATAGGCACCGTCGTTGAAAGAATGGCTCCAGAGGTTCACGGTAAGCTCCTGTCGTAAAGTAATCAGGCTACAGCAAAAGCGGATTACCCGGGACTTACGCTTTGGCGGCCGGCGGTTTTACCTGCAGCCAGAAGGTCACCGGGCCGTCATTGGTCAAAGACACTTTCATGTCGGCGCCAAAACGGCCGGTCGCGACCTGCCGGTGCCGGCTGGCGGCCTGGCCGGCGAAATAGTCGAACAGGCGGCGCCCCTCTTCTGGCGCCGCCGCCGGCGTGAACGAAGGCCGGGTGCCGGACTGGGTATCCGCCGCCAGCGTGAATTGCGGCACCAGCAGCAGGCCGCCGCCAATGTCGCTCAGGCTGCGGTTCATCTTGCCGGCGTCGTCGGCGAACACGCGATAGGCCAGCAGCTTGGCCAGCAGCGCGTCCGCTTCTTTTTCACGGTCGCCGCGCTCGGCGCACAGCAGCACCATCAGGCCGCCATCGATGGCGCCGATAGTCAGGCCGTCGACCGCCACGCTGGCGTGGCTGACTCGCTGCAGCAGGCCGATCATGCGGTCAAGGTCACCCGGGCGAACTTGCGCTTGCCGACCTGTATCACGAAGGTGGCGGCGTCGACTTTCAAGCCCTTGTCGCTGACCACCGCGCCGTCGATCCGCACCCCGCCCTGCTCCACCATGCGCAGCGCTTCCGAGGTCGACGGGCAAAGATTGGCTTGTTTCAGCAGCTGGCCGATGCCCAGCGGCGCGCCGCTCAGCGTCAGTTCAGGAATATCGTCCGGGATGCCGCCCTTGGCGCGGTTGTTGAAGTCGCTCAAGGCGTCTTCCGCCGCTTGCTGGTTGTGGAAGCGCGCCACGATTTCCTGCCCCAGCGCAACCTTGATGTCGCGCGGATTCTGGCCGCCTTCGACTTGCGCCTTGTAGGCGGCGATCTGCGCCAGCGACTTGAACGACAGCAGCTCGTAGTAACGCCACATCATGACGTCTGAAATGCTCATGATCTTGGCGAACATGGTGTTGCCCGGCTCGGTGATGCCGATGTAGTTGCCCTTGGACTTGGACATCTTCTCGACGCCGTCCAGCCCTTCCAGCAGCGGCATGGTCAGGATGCACTGCGGCTCCTGGCCGTAATCCTTCTGCAGCTCGCGGCCGACCAGCAGGTTGAATTTCTGGTCGGTGCCGCCCAGTTCCAGGTCCGACTCCAGCGCCACCGAATCGTAGCCCTGCATCAGCGGGTACAGCAGCTCATGCACCGAGATCGGGGTGCCGGCCTTGTAACGCTTGGTGAAATCCTCGCGCTCCAGGATCCGCGCCACCGTGTATTTCGCCGACAGCTGGATCATACCGCGCGCGCCCAGCTGGTCCGACCATTCCGAGTTGTAGCGGATTTCGGTGCGCGCCGGATCCAGCACCAGGCTGGCCTGGGCGAAATAGGTCTTGGCGTTTTCTTCGATCTGTTCGCGCGTCAGCGGCGGCCGCGTCACGTTGCGCCCCGACGGATCGCCGATCATCGAGGTAAAGTCGCCGATCAGGAAAATCACGTTATGGCCGAGATCCTGCAGTTGCCGCATCTTGTTCAGCACCACCGTATGGCCGAGGTGCAGGTCGGGCGCGGTCGGGTCCAGGCCCAATTTGATGCGCAAGGGTTTGCCGCTTTGCTCGGAGCGCTGCAGCTTGCGCGCAAAGTCGCTCTCGATCAGCAGTTCGTCGACGCCGCGCTTGGTGATCGCCAGCGCCTCCTGGGTCCGGTCCGACAGGACCAAGGGGGTGTTTTCAACGGCAGCGGCTGCCTTCGGTGATGCGTTGTGGGAATCGTGAGCCATATAGGGAATTAAAATCCAGCGAAAATGAAATCTGAAAAGCTGCGCTTGTGCCGCTACTGGACGGCAAGGGCGGACAAAAAAAAGCATACAAAGGGTTACGAGAAAATCGGACTAGTCCTACAACCGTCCAAGATACCCTAAGGTATAATCCCTGATCCTTTTAACCCGCCGCAAGTCGTTCAATCAAACAACAA
Proteins encoded in this region:
- the ruvC gene encoding crossover junction endodeoxyribonuclease RuvC, with the protein product MKILGIDPGLRTTGFGVIDKQGNKLSYIASGTIKTPDADLPQRLKVILASVSEVIRTYAPDCSAIEKVFVNVNPQSTLLLGQARGAAICALVSADLPVAEYTALQIKQAVAGHGKAQKQQVQDMVQRLLQLPGLPGTDAADALAVAICHAHSGDALAHLSALAPGLAKKGLRVRGGRLVG
- the tyrS gene encoding tyrosine--tRNA ligase yields the protein MAHDSHNASPKAAAAVENTPLVLSDRTQEALAITKRGVDELLIESDFARKLQRSEQSGKPLRIKLGLDPTAPDLHLGHTVVLNKMRQLQDLGHNVIFLIGDFTSMIGDPSGRNVTRPPLTREQIEENAKTYFAQASLVLDPARTEIRYNSEWSDQLGARGMIQLSAKYTVARILEREDFTKRYKAGTPISVHELLYPLMQGYDSVALESDLELGGTDQKFNLLVGRELQKDYGQEPQCILTMPLLEGLDGVEKMSKSKGNYIGITEPGNTMFAKIMSISDVMMWRYYELLSFKSLAQIAAYKAQVEGGQNPRDIKVALGQEIVARFHNQQAAEDALSDFNNRAKGGIPDDIPELTLSGAPLGIGQLLKQANLCPSTSEALRMVEQGGVRIDGAVVSDKGLKVDAATFVIQVGKRKFARVTLTA
- a CDS encoding YbhB/YbcL family Raf kinase inhibitor-like protein — protein: MNLWSHSFNDGAYLPGEFAFAVVHPETHVTLSANHNPHLGWGEPPAGTKSLALVCCDPDVPSRGDDVNQEGKTVPAELPRVDFFHWVLVDLPPHATSIEAGTFSDRVTSRGKPGPEIYGSPIPGARHGLNDYTGWFAGDAAMSGDYFGYDGPCPPWNDETVHRYVFTVYALDIARLPVDGKFTGQQALAAIRGHILGETSIVSLYTLNPAL
- a CDS encoding Fis family transcriptional regulator, whose protein sequence is MSKESIQDVVKQSLEKYFKDLGEQPPSNVYDMVISTVEKPVLEAVIARAEGNQSHAAEMLGINRNTLRKKLQQHGLL
- the dusB gene encoding tRNA dihydrouridine synthase DusB, yielding MNIGPYFLRNNVFVAPMAGVTDRPFRQLCKELGAGYAVSEMAASNPRLWQTEKTSRRINHDGEMEPRAVQIAGADPLMLAECAKYNVDHGAQIIDINMGCPVKKVCNSWCGSALLQDEQLVAKILEAVVSAVDVPVTLKFRTGWDRLNKNALNIARLAQASGIAMLTLHGRTRADGYSGDAEYQTIAAVKAAVTIPVVANGDIATPEKARQVLEYTKADAIMVGRAAQGRPWIFREIEHYLRTGEYLPAPLVTEVQQLMDEHLRAHYGFYGDYLGVRTARKHIGWYVRDLPGGEAFRQRMNLLEDCGQQLAAVNSFFESQFAFGERLQYGVAEQMLAA
- a CDS encoding GGDEF domain-containing protein; the encoded protein is MKLNLFPSWAQRTAAPVPLAEVVDAAAGKQSAPATTAPALNDEQLALVGVLHQLLQTLPQAYSGRESVKRLCQMVLPASPHIRLVWVGFCQDDSEATIKPAAIVGKALDESDNWQLAKDCFDYVAPFAQVADWEAGHDSDFHALFTPWQAHPERCSAKAALAIPLRSEKARMHGMMVFYADSEDYFSETGFASFQAFGHVCEVIWKQSNLSHLLTRQAQLDSLTGLLTRRRIVHVYEEAVAATVVDESPLSILYCQLDDFHKINDLYGWAVADNILAAFAKDTGAQLRKTDSGGRWNATEFLYVLPATDTVDADNLAETFLGHFKHHPVNIENWSIRLALSIGVATYGADGRGLDELIHYATQHLRSSSTSAEDEL
- a CDS encoding histidine phosphatase family protein — encoded protein: MPTTEILLIRHGETDWNLERRLQGHLDIPLNPTGQRQALALARSLDGIALDAVFCSDLQRAQQTAAPLAEARGMALRLESGLRERCYGALEGLRYPEAAERFPEAYAALMARAVDVRYPAGQHVAETMREFYARAVAALSALLAPGDLRPNLCRIAVVTHGGVLDCIYRFAHKLPLEQARSCDIFNASINRLSWNPEWPQPLRVDGWADVAHLDALSLDEIDQ
- the purH gene encoding bifunctional phosphoribosylaminoimidazolecarboxamide formyltransferase/IMP cyclohydrolase; amino-acid sequence: MIKQALISVSDKTGILDFAKELSALGVNILSTGGTAKLLADNGIKVTEVADYTGFPEMLDGRVKTLHPKVHGGILARRDFPEHVAALAQHQIPLIDMVVVNLYPFQQTIAKEQCSLEDAIENIDIGGPAMLRSSAKNHKDVIVLCDPSDYAGVLAELKAHDGEVGYGTKFALAKKVFAHTAQYDGAITNYFTSLGEDKQHATRSAYPETLNLHFEKVQEMRYGENPHQSAAFYRDTRHVEGALANYKQLQGKELSYNNIADADAAWECVKTFSETACVIIKHANPCGAAIGNNPLEAYSKALQTDPTSAFGGIIAFNQELDGNAAEAVAKQFVEVIIAPSFTEQAKQVFAAKQNVRLLEIPLAHNINLHDFKRVGGGLLVQSPDARNVALSELKVVSKKQPTQQQLQDLMFAWRVAKFVKSNAIVFCGNGMTLGVGAGQMSRVDSARIASIKAQNAGLSLVGSAVASDAFFPFRDGLDVVVDAGATCVVQPGGSMRDQEVIDAADEHGVVMLLTGTRHFRH
- the dtd gene encoding D-aminoacyl-tRNA deacylase, which translates into the protein MIGLLQRVSHASVAVDGLTIGAIDGGLMVLLCAERGDREKEADALLAKLLAYRVFADDAGKMNRSLSDIGGGLLLVPQFTLAADTQSGTRPSFTPAAAPEEGRRLFDYFAGQAASRHRQVATGRFGADMKVSLTNDGPVTFWLQVKPPAAKA